In one Zingiber officinale cultivar Zhangliang unplaced genomic scaffold, Zo_v1.1 ctg254, whole genome shotgun sequence genomic region, the following are encoded:
- the LOC122037326 gene encoding CO(2)-response secreted protease-like, which translates to MQLCFQLVLLNFGPEFLSPAMDNLLQFFLVFASLSICATSNKVAEPYVVYMGSIEGGDHDALQAEHLQTLSSVIPSDQKERVSLIQSYHHAFKGFSAMLTQKEASLLSGYDNVVSVFRDHILQLQTTRSWDFLDEESGIGSPRLRSKASNDVIIGIIDTGIWPELPSFNDNGMSMIPSRWKGTCMEGSDFKKSDCNRKLIGARYYTSQVVSIQPPSNDPHVNKVNTFGSPRDSVGHGTHTASTAAGSMVSNASYYGIAGGVAKGGSPSSRLAMYKACSLGGCASSTVLRAIDDAIDDGVDIISISIGMSSVFQSDYLSDPISIGAFHANQRGILVVCSGGNDGPDPYTVVNSAPWIFTVAASSIDRSFQSTIVLGNGNMFKGTAINFSNHSESVTYPLAYGGDVAAELTPRSEASNCYPGSIDADKAAGKILVCVNTDPSVTRRIKKSVAEGAKAKGMILMDEVEKEVPFDSGSFPFSQIGNDMGDQILRYINSTRKPSAVILPTEEVKEFKPAPAVAYFSARGPGALTESILKPDVMAPGVSILAASIPSSDGVPVGKKPSTFAIKSGTSMACPHVAGAGAFVKSAHPRWSASMIRSALMTTASVTNNLGKSLTSNSGASANYHDTGAGEISPLRALSPGIIFETTTEDYLNFLCYYGYKNQAIRTIAGTNFSCPINPSPDLISSINYPSISIAKLEGKNQAVTTVSRTVTNVGPPNSTYTVSVDAPTGLIVKVSPERLVFTRRGMKASYHVNFQATTMSKGYAYGSIVWSDGAHKVTTVFAVNLM; encoded by the exons ATGCAGCTATGCTTCCAATTAGTCCTGCTCAATTTTGGTCCAGAGTTTCTATCGCCTGCCATGGACAACCTATTGCAGTTCTTCCTTGTTTTCGCTTCCCTCAGTATTTGTGCTACTTCAAACAAAGTTGCAGAG CCGTATGTTGTCTACATGGGTAGCATAGAAGGTGGAGACCATGATGCTCTACAAGCAGAACACCTGCAAACGTTATCCTCTGTCATTCCAAG TGATCAGAAAGAAAGGGTATCTCTAATACAAAGTTACCATCATGCATTCAAGGGATTCTCGGCCATGCTTACTCAAAAAGAGGCTTCATTATTATCTG GTTATGACAATGTGGTATCAGTTTTCCGAGATCACATTCTTCAACTTCAAACTACACGATCTTGGGATTTCTTAGATGAAGAATCTGGTATTGGATCACCACGACTCCGCAGTAAAGCGTCTAATGATGTTATAATTGGCATAATTGATACTG GAATATGGCCAGAATTGCCTAGTTTTAACGATAATGGGATGAGCATGATCCCATCAAGGTGGAAAGGAACCTGCATGGAAGGATCTGATTTCAAAAAATCTGATTGTAATAG GAAGCTGATAGGTGCAAGATACTATACTAGTCAAGTAGTATCCATCCAACCACCATCAAATGACCCCCACGTTAACAAAGTAAATACTTTTGGATCACCAAGAGATAGTGTAGGTCATGGAACACACACAGCGTCCACAGCTGCTGGCTCAATGGTATCAAACGCTAGCTACTATGGCATAGCAGGAGGAGTAGCCAAGGGAGGTTCTCCTTCAAGTAGGCTCGCCATGTACAAGGCATGCTCACTCGGTGGATGTGCTAGCTCTACTGTGTTAAGAGCAATAGACGATGCTATTGATGATGGTGTCGACATAATCTCAATATCAATAGGAATGAGCTCTGTATTTCAGTCTGATTATCTAAGTGACCCCATCAGCATTGGTGCATTCCACGCTAACCAGAGAGGTATATTGGTTGTTTGTTCGGGTGGAAATGATGGGCCAGATCCATATACAGTGGTCAATTCAGCTCCATGGATTTTCACAGTTGCAGCTTCAAGTATTGATAGGAGTTTTCAGTCAACAATTGTTCTCGGCAATGGAAACATGTTCAAG GGAACAGCTATAAATTTCTCCAATCATAGTGAATCAGTGACATATCCCCTTGCTTATGGTGGCGATGTTGCAGCAGAGTTAACACCGAGATCAGAAGCAAG TAATTGTTATCCTGGATCAATCGATGCTGATAAGGCTGCTGGAAAGATTTTAGTATGTGTCAACACTGATCCATCTGTGACAAGGCGTATAAAGAAGTCGGTAGCTGAAGGAGCAAAAGCTAAAGGGATGATTCTTATGGATGAGGTCGAAAAAGAGGTGCCATTTGATTCAGGCAGTTTCCCATTCTCACAGATTGGAAATGATATGGGAGATCAAATTCTTCGTTATATTAACTCTACTAG AAAGCCTTCTGCTGTCATTCTACCAACTGAGGAAGTGAAGGAGTTCAAACCTGCACCGGCCGTTGCTTACTTCTCTGCCAGGGGTCCTGGAGCACTCACTGAATCTATTCTTAAG CCTGATGTGATGGCTCCGGGCGTTAGCATTTTGGCAGCATCAATTCCTTCGTCTGATGGTGTTCCTGTAGGGAAAAAACCATCAACCTTTGCTATCAAATCAGGAACTTCAATGGCTTGCCCACATGTAGCTGGTGCTGGTGCCTTTGTGAAATCTGCTCATCCAAGGTGGTCTGCCTCAATGATAAGATCTGCACTCATGACAACAG CTTCTGTAACAAACAACCTTGGAAAGTCCCTCACAAGCAACTCAGGTGCTAGTGCAAACTATCATGACACGGGAGCAGGAGAGATAAGTCCACTTAGAGCTCTGAGTCCAGGAATAATCTTTGAAACCACCACAGAAGACTACCTTAACTTCCTCTGCTACTATGGCTACAAAAACCAAGCAATAAGAACCATTGCGGGCACCAACTTCAGCTGTCCAATTAACCCCTCGCCAGACCTAATATCCAGCATCAATTATCCTTCCATCTCTATTGCAAAGTTGGAAGGCAAGAATCAAGCAGTGACAACTGTCAGCAGAACAGTGACAAATGTCGGACCACCAAATTCCACATACACTGTTTCTGTGGATGCTCCAACTGGATTAATAGTGAAGGTTTCACCTGAGAGGTTAGTTTTCACAAGGAGAGGGATGAAGGCTTCCTACCATGTCAATTTCCAAGCTACGACAATGAGCAAAGGATATGCATATGGGTCCATAGTATGGTCAGATGGAGCTCACAAGGTTACAACAGTATTTGCAGTCAATCTTATGTAA